CATTTGACTATATgcaatgtaaatatttttaatacatGTCCAAACCAAACCCCAAACACACGGGAATCAGAGAGCGACTGACGCCCAGGAACAGGAACCTTACaggacagctgggatcggctctgTTGAATGAGCTACAGTATAGCATCAGCGCTCATAAAATGATCACAACTAGTTCATCAAATGCAGCCAAACAGAATCATTCCTGCTGCTGGTGTTCTTACAACAGAAAGTTAAAAAGAATTGTTAATTTTTTGACAACCAATttgttaaaacacttttttgtaGAACTGCAAAAAAAACGAGGGTAATGTTTTCCTCTCTGATTTCTGTAATCTGCCAGAAAGCTTTGTTTtcccaatattttttttagctgactCTGAAGTCATCCTGATAAATAGATAATGGAAGGTATTCTTTATTCTCACGACGACACAGGTCTGTTCTGGACATGCTAACATGTAACTATAATTACTCAGTTGTAAGACTTTTTTTGCACAAGGAAATATATTAGAAAATTCATACGAGTACCACCTAGACCCTGTTAGAATAACATGGTaaagtgcattttgcataatatgtgacctttaaggggTGCTTGCAGTGATTATTATTCTTAACTTTGAAGAGGGATATGTAAACTGGGCCCTGACTCCTGTTTTTATGTCAACTGGGATTATTGCTTTACAGCTCTTCTTCCAAACTATAGATGTGATATGGCTAAACATAAAACCTAACCCTTGGAAAGAAATCATATTTCCCAAAATGATGGTCAACCATCACTTTGTAGCTGATATGAAGCAATTGTAATAGGGCctttaatataaaacataaaatataaattatttgactaaaaaagattaaaaattaAGTTAATCTAGGCTTTTCTGTCAACCAGGAACAATCCAACCTGTTTCCAATTTTACAGTCAATACAATAACTTTAATAGGCAGCAAAATAATGTCAGATATATGAACCAGTAATGTTTACCTCTACCAAGGTTGTTTGTAAGGCGTAACTGCCTTTGGTGCAGTTATTGTAGAATAgcatttattgttttctcctgACACCAATGTGTTCAATTAATCATGAAGGAGTTCAAACCTCCCAACGGCCacatcaggggaaaaaaaaactcaccctCTTTTTTCTCAAAGCAAAGGACCATTTTACTAACAAACCATGACGATGGTTTTTATTATACAAATCATGTGCCattcttttagttttgttaagTAAACAGATCAATTATTGGTGATCTTAATTGGCTATTGCAATAATAAAACTGGGGCAAAGATCTGTTTAATGATGTTAAATGTTGTGcattacacatttaaaacataataCAAGCCGgtcaattgttttgttttagacaCACAGCCACATTTTGCCTCTTATTCATCTTAAGAAATCTCTGTCTGTTCTGATTTACATCACTAGCTTAATGCGATATTTtaaacatcccccccccccccccccaagaccACCTCAGAGCAATCCGCCTAgtgtcagatgttttaaaaaatttgCACaatattatttctgttttttttatcagtgctttattttgagcttttatacggttctttttttaaatgaagatgttcTATGTGCTGATTAGAAATTGTGATGCAgttctattgtttttaaatattaaatgttgtttaagAATGGattaaaatctgtttaaaacaGTAGTACTGTCTCGTGGTCTTGTCTGCGTCTAAAGCTTTCTTAAAGATCTGTTGGGATTATTCTTGAGTCTGTCATGTTTTCAAATGAGACCAAGCTTGTTATGAAGCTTCTGGTTCAGTTCAGATAGcatgaaaatattaataataatatgaataattggaattattttcatttaacaaACACGTTTTCAGTTTGCAACATGTCAAATGGGTAGAGGGAATAATCTGGAGTTTCTGGAATTTGAGTTCTCAAGGTTTTCcgtctttgttttttggggtttttctGCCTTATTCAGGACTAACCATGTTTGATTTGGTCAGACGACCTTGGAGCCTGTCAGAACAGCACATCATTAATGTGAGAGCAAATATTTTGGGACAGCATGCGTTTGAACTCGGGATTGAGCTCTTTCCATAGAAACACATGAAGGAAACTGACAGACTAACTCCCTtaacaaaatattgtttttgtttaaaaatgccGGCAAGCTAGAGTTTATTAATGAAAATCAGTACATTTACATGTGAGTGGTATGGATCTTACAGCTTACTTTGTTCGCGTTTTAATGTCATAAAATGCAGTATTGAAAATATAACACTGTTTATCATTCCTTTTATATTCACCTTTGTTGAGAGATAATGAAGTAGACCAGAAGCGGATGCATTAATGATGTAAGTTTGAAAACCTAAGATAGGAACTAATTTGACattattctgttttgtttaacaTAATTTATTAAGGATTGTAATATTTccatttcttttattgtctgttcctggagaaaattaaaaagattAGGGCCCCAACTGGCGTACGAACATTTCCACACAAAGCTTGGTATTTATCAACTTGTACTTTTACTACTAAGCAATGTGTTTTAATATAAGTACAGCTCTGAccatgcttacacacagaacCTAGAGGTAAAAGattgaaaatatataaagaaacCAATACGAAAGACAGCTTTAATAGGCAGGTACGGGAGGTGTTTGACCCTGGAAGGGCATATGGTTTTTGACCGCTGAGGTGGCAGGCGGCATTGAGAAACCgcagctgtattgtttgtttgtttgttttgttcaaatgAATGGAAACTGATGGACACTGTATTCACTTCGCATGGTGCTGCAACAAACGGATTGTATTATGTTGCAAACCAAAGACACGCCTGCAGAAATGTTATTGATCAACAAACAGCAAACGGTATCGTATTGACCTATGACAGTACAGCGCGTCAGCCAGGTCACTCCTGGGAGTCAAAGCACATCGGCAGCTTTAGTATTGGACTAAGcttctatatttttatttaaatgatcagCAGCATAACTGTAAAAATTATGTGTTTTAgtaaatacatttctttcttgCAGAAAGACCTCAAATTAAACTCGCTAATTTTGTCATTAATGGCTTGTATGTGTCACGTGATGTGCCTTAAAGTGCttatttttgttgaaaaaatTGCATTATCATAAAAACCACATAGGCATTTTGAGAAATTATGGGTTTTCGTATCGGAAAATGAtcatagtgatgatgatgatcatacGCGGTTTAGTATAATTTTAACAAGActgttgggataaatatttaccGCCATGAAGTGGATTACTCTTTGAAATTAACTCACCAAACGGAAAATCACCCCTCAGTCTTAAGTCTCTAACTaaactcttctcctctgtcgccccctggctGTGGAACTAACTTCCAAACTCAATTCGACCTGCAGAGTCcatttgcacctttaagaaaaagctaaagacccagctctttcatgaatacctacaaCCTTAATGATGAGGATGACAATGGTTTTATTTGATAAAGACGATTTTAAGACGGTCTCTATGCTGTTATCATCACATCAGAATACAGACTAACACTCAGTGAGCTTGTAATCATACGTTACTAGAAACCATCAGGTCAAGCTTTGtggcaaaaaatattttatttcatcttatttttacAATCCATTTAAAGCAGGCAAAAATATATAATCATGTTGTCCCTTTCAATTTTggtaaacaaagtaaaaaacTAACCAAATGCACTCGTAGTCCTAATATACAGGAGGGGGAAAACTTATTTTAAGGCTGAACTGGCCTGAAAGAGAAGAACAAGTGCTTTGGATtgaatcttttttctttgtttaaaccagatctgtctgtctgtcaatctgtTCACAAGAGGTGAACCAGGAATTACCAGTGATAGCACCTAATACTGAATAAAAAGTGCATTATAAGATATATCAGCCGTCTCTCTTTATGGATGAGTTTCTGTCAATCTTCCCTTTGAACTGCTCTCTCCGTCCATCTGTTGCATTTCATTATCATCATCCAACCTTCTTCCTATTCGTCTTCATCCCTGCTGTGAGGTAGAGGAGCTGCAGCCTCATCTTCACCTGTAGACTCATAGTCTGGATGACAAACAAGTCAGAAAAGAAGTAAACAAGGAAGTCGGGCTGTTTCCGAAACTGCATACTACATACTCAATGTGACGTCACATTAGTAtgatctgaaatcatagtaCGCAATTTTGTGTATGCAAGAAATACCCTGATGTTAAAAGGATCGCCAAGAATTTTTACGTATGAAACGGGTGCATACTAAAACGCCCCATAATGCATTGCGGCGCTCTGACTTTCCAATCGCAGAGCTCGCCAGCCAACTAGCGGCTTAAAATAAAAGTCCGGTGCTGATAAACATTTTACTAAATAATACTTAAATGACTACGTAGCTGTATTAGTAATGAACGTTTGAATATCCTCTCAACAGCAGAGGtaatctggcactactaccctgacgcccagccaccaccgtCATTTGTGTTATTCCCGAAACTACCactgtcctcattcatgcacggcttGCTCCGACCTAAACCTTAACGGCAAGAAAGTATGACAACAGGAACGCAAgtaatacaaaggagaaatccttcctgcatattatcccatttttcttaagaatgaagtatgtttttgtgtgaattATATTTTAGCATGTTGCTAACGGCACACTAACTGTTGGGTTAAAATGCAGTATGTGGTTTCGGACACAGCCaaggaattaaaaatgaataaaaaaagaaaattgggTCCTTGACTAAAATGAATTCAAACTTACATGAGGCAGACTGGCCATCTTTCTGTGTAGAACACTGTGGTCAGAGTCGCTGTATATATTTTCATCCTGACCAGGGTCATCTGCTGTCATGTACAACTCTCCAGCATGGACATCAGATACATTCACCTAGAAGTATGATGGACAAATGTTATCTCTTAActgtaatttaacaaaataatgtgCCAGTTGAGGCAGATGTATCAATCTGTTCACACAACACTACTCCCCCGCCTGAACCTCATGTGTTCAGACCCAGAAGAATAATGAAGAGTAAAGACATGAAGTAGGAGTTGCTCATGTTGTGTAGTTATGTTCTACACCAACCTGAAATGTTTGAGGGTTGAATCCCAACCAAAGAGTGTATCTGTAGTCCCAGGAGCGTAGAGAGTACCCCATGATCTTTATGTCTTTGAGGTCAGGGAGGTCAGAGTTCACCTAGGAGAAGAATGTGTTTCTATTACCGTATCTAAACCTGTAAAAACTTGCACTGAAAGATCAGGATGATAAGGAAGCACTTACACTTAAAATAGAAAACACTAATGAAATATTATTTGAATATTGAAAGGATTGAACAAAGAAGAACTATTTGAAAGCATATGGAGCACGATGGTTGTGgctatgcttgtgtgtgtgtattttttattgttggtgCTTGTGTATGGTGGATATGCATGATAAGGGATCAAATACAACCTGTGAGATTAATTTACTACAACAGTTTAGTAATTGTGAACGAAGGGTCGAACAAATGAAATGAtaggatttttttgtttgaaactaTGATTATTACTTGCGTTGAAACACTGATATACTAAGACTCTTTTCTCACTCActtaataaaatgataaaaagtcTTGAACATGTGCAGAAGCCTCTCTGCAGTGCTGTCTGACCTACAGCTGCTGGATTACACTGAGATGAGCTGATGAACTAATTTTAGTCTGCCAGCGTGTCCTGGACAGAGATGAACCTACAGCAGGTGCAGCACTCCTCTCGCTTTGTTAGTGCACAGATCTTGTGATTTAGCTGGTGACACTCATTGAAAACATGATTTTACTCATTTTTTACTAGTAACATTAAAATCCGTTTAAGGTATTTTTAAAGGCTGCTTGCTGGATGGAAGAAAATAATGACTGAACCTTTAGACAGCAAATGCATGCTTTGTTATTGCGTTAATACACACTACATCTCTGGTACCTGTGGTGTATCAGCAGGCCGAGGGTACTGGCTAAATGATATGGCCTCCTCATGTTCTCTTCTTTCTCCGTGTCGGAAGGTGTAGGCTAGGTTGTCTCCTTCTGAACACAACTCCTCCTGAAAGCAAGAAAACGGACCAACGTAAAGGAAATTAATATCTATAATTACGAATGCTCATGGCatgtgtgttcttcttctttactgAGTGTATGCTTGTTCATGTATTTGGGTTTGcaatgtcagaaaaacaaatcagctcCATCTTTACAAAGATGGCTTCATAATCAAAGTTCTGTTCTTGTGGTGCAATTTGTAGGAAATGTGCATGAAGTAAAGGAAATAAGTTTGTATGGAGGATTCAACAAAAAGAATCCTACAAAACACTATAGTCACTATTAGTGTTCAAATTTCCCGCTTTACTTAAAATCCCAGTATTTAAGTACTaacaatttttttaaaggtttatttgggGGATTTCATGCCTCTGTTTTGATAGGATGGTGGATAGAATTAaaatggggagagagagtggggaatgacatgcagaaaaggagccacaggtgggacttgaacccgggccgccaaCTTGGAAGActatacaaaataatataagTATTTTACcgttgcattattctttaataaacaaagaataaaacagtaAAGTACAGTATGGTCTTAAGTGCACAATTGTGCCTGACCTGAGCAACAACCCTAGTGCCCCTAGTGGAGAGGGGCGTCATtacaaaacatttcactgaaTCACTATTGgattgggaaaataataattgcaatgaATTGATGAATGGATATTTTAAACCAGCCGTAtcatccaaccttcacaacagggtcctaagtctctaactagactcctCTACTCTGTTGCACCCCGGTGGTGGAAGAACTACCAAAGTCCATTCGATCTACAGaggacctttaagaaaaagctaaagacccagctctttataaACAACTATGCACATGATGAGAGTGACGACAACAGCAACGacatttaggatggttttgacgCTGATTAGAgatctcaagaacagctgttgatgtcAATGACATTCTGTTAGCTTTGCCTCTGTCCACTTCCtttcagcacctgtgtgtccgatcagacttaaagctgatgtacatcactttggataaaagagtcttaTAAATGAATTGTACATTTTTAGGTTTGGGTATATTTGTATCCTTCTGATAATAATCAAATGATagagcaaacaaaaaaagaagtattATTTTACCATTTTTCCATTGAACTTCATTATCTAAGAAGTTATCTGTCCATAACCCTTAGTAATGAATACATAAGGAGCGACTAAATCAAGTCTTAAGAATAATAATGGATTAAAGTTAACTTGCATACCTGGAAAGAAACATCAGGACAAGGTTTGGGTGCTCTGAGGCCAGCCAGGTAGGAAGTGGTGGGAAAAACATCCACCAACTCCACCATGTTTCTTATAACTTTAGTAACTGGAAGAGAGAGGGGTCAGCCAATTAGTGAGTCCGACAGACACTGAGACTAAAATCTACTGGACGTCTGCTCTTTCATCATCTTTGCACCATTTGTGTTTGAAGTCAAAACTAAGCATGGCAAAATATCAAAGTGTATTCCTGACTAAATACTTTAGAGTGCTCTTCAAGTCAAAGACAAACTGgcatattaaacatgtttttaaaaaaaaaagccataaacACTGACACATACATATAGCACACATGATGGTTAGaacatttgtttcatgtttgggTCAGTTTAGGGGGGGGGACTTACTGTTAAAGCTGTGCTTTGATTGGCTGAAGACATCGATAAAAGGAAAGGAAGAATTTCTCAGAGTTGTGATGCCAGGAACACAGAAAATTAGAGGGACGCGTGTGGTCACATCAAAGTTAGAATATTTAGCCCATTCGCCGTGTTCCCCCAAAGACCAACCTGCAGCACAAGGGGAGCAGACGAAGAGAGCTGTTTATTAAAAAGTGTGGACAGAGGGGATGTAGAGAAAAGTCAAATGATGCATCTTATTTTCATACAGATAACACTAAGACACAAAAAGGACAGAGGGAGTCACTGCTGATATTTTTCatacagactttaaaaatgatGGCGTTGATTGATGTTTACTGAGTTTGTTTATCTAACACTCATGGAAGGAAATTACCTAAAGTGTCTTCGACTGAAGACGACAACTTAAATGTTGTTTCCAtgcaacagtttaaaaaaaggacaccagtaaagaaaacattttttttttttttttttaaatgcaacaaaTATTTCAGAGGTTATTGAACAATATGCAAACACAACATTGCCATCTGGTGGTGAAACACAAGCTAAACTTCACAAGCCTGCAAGCATTACTTTAAGACAAACTCCAGAGTAATGTGGACTAAAGAATCATGGACATCTGAGTATCTACTGACCGTGATCCGAAGTGAACACCACCATAGTGCTCTCAGCCAGCCTCAGCTCATCAAGAGTACTAAGCAGCCGCCCAACTTGAGCATCCATATAAGACACAGCAGCATAATAATGCTGACGGATACGCAGCTTGAAGACACAACACATCATATTATTAGTGTTCATTTCAGAGGGCGGTGAACCAGTTTGTTCAAGATGCGAGAGCAGCTCGTACCTGAAAGTCTTTAGGAATGGGTCCATAGGGGAAGCTGATGTTGAGTCTTTGAACATCATCTCTCTTCCTCACATCCAACCAGGGGTTGTAGGCCACAGGTGGAAGGAGTTTAGGGACCATGGGATCAGGGGCTAAAGTCATTTGGTCTATGGGATATAGAGAAAGGAACTCCTGCAATATACAAACAATCATTTCAAAAGCTTGCTTAATAAAAGGAGGTTCACATTATGAAAGCACTTTGTGATCAACTGGTTTTAAACAGCTTTTCCCAATAAGAGGACAATTCAAAATGATATCCACAATTTTACTACTTAACATCATAGACTGTAATTATTAATGGACgcagcctgagtgatgtcacccatctgttactgcagggggctctggaggctcagcagccgccatgctggaaatcctgtctcagcctaacttttagtcgacctaacgacaggctgagagacggagctgtcaatcatgtcagctacgcgtctaactatggataacacgaatcgttcataaaatcaaaactgagcCGTTTGAAAATAAATTCGCCCCCCATGCAATGTGAACCCATGATGACAGATTTCTGAAGTTAATCTATATTATCATCTATGTTATAttattgttgattgttttttaaaaatttgcTCCAGCAATAACGGTTGTTAccattcatgccaataaagcatcttgatgaaataatgaaaacatatGAATTGCTAAAAGGCAGTCCAACAAGTTAACGGCATGCAGTATATTCTTCTGAAATGTATTTGAGCAGCCTTACAAAGAGATAGAGATAGGATACAGAACGTATTTCACTTCCATTACCATCAGTGCTACCTGTACCTTTGTCTCACTAAAACGTACTAATACCCTTGTTATGCTGCAGTGAATGTAATTTATGTGTTcgacaacacaaactacaacataGCAAAACACTTGTATTAACAGTTTAAACACTAACAACGACTAAAGTCACATTTAAGAAGAAGCGACatcattcgcaatggattgtgggatggttAGTTCCTTTACTCCAGATGGAAATTATGTACACGGTCTCGTACCTTTGCATTTTTCTCggttttaaactctgt
This is a stretch of genomic DNA from Labrus bergylta chromosome 9, fLabBer1.1, whole genome shotgun sequence. It encodes these proteins:
- the ids gene encoding iduronate 2-sulfatase, which encodes MYQCVRIWLPVLFLLSLALPVSTRRERRNVLFIMADDLRTSLGCYGDTVVKSPNIDQLASKSNVFLNAYAQQAVCAPSRISMLTSRRPDTTRLYDFNSYWRVHAGNYTTMPQYFKSKGYHTMSVGKVFHPGVASNHTDDFPYSWSIPAFHPPSFRYEKEKMCKGEDGELHTNLLCAVNVTEQPGGTLPDLESTEEAVRLLKSQANDGTPFFLAVGFHKPHIPFRIPQEFLSLYPIDQMTLAPDPMVPKLLPPVAYNPWLDVRKRDDVQRLNISFPYGPIPKDFQLRIRQHYYAAVSYMDAQVGRLLSTLDELRLAESTMVVFTSDHGWSLGEHGEWAKYSNFDVTTRVPLIFCVPGITTLRNSSFPFIDVFSQSKHSFNITKVIRNMVELVDVFPTTSYLAGLRAPKPCPDVSFQEELCSEGDNLAYTFRHGERREHEEAISFSQYPRPADTPQVNSDLPDLKDIKIMGYSLRSWDYRYTLWLGFNPQTFQVNVSDVHAGELYMTADDPGQDENIYSDSDHSVLHRKMASLPHTMSLQVKMRLQLLYLTAGMKTNRKKVG